A single genomic interval of Bos javanicus breed banteng chromosome 26, ARS-OSU_banteng_1.0, whole genome shotgun sequence harbors:
- the OPALIN gene encoding opalin isoform X4 yields the protein MSFSLNFTLPANTTSSPVVTDGKGTDCGPSLGLAASIPSLVATALLVALLFTLIHRRRSSSESTEESERPCEITEIYDSPQIAENPRRFPTQEKNMMGGGEAHIYVKTVSGSEESMRDTYRPPVEVERRRGLWWLIPRLSLE from the exons ACTTCCTCTCCAGTTGTGACTGATGGAAAAGGAACC GACTGTGGGCCTTCTCTTGGGTTAGCAGCAAGCATCCCGTCCCTGGTGGCCACGGCCCTGCTGGTAGCCTTACTGTTTACTCTGATTCACCGAAGAAGAAGCAGCAGTGAGTCCACTGAG GAAAGTGAGAGGCCTTGTGAAATTACAGAAATCTATGACAgtccccagatagctgag AATCCTAGGAGGTTTCCTACCCAGGAGAAGAATATGATGGGAGGAGGAGAAGCCCACATATATGTGAAGACAGTATCAGGAAGTGAGGAGTCCATGCGTGACACTTACCGCCCTCCTGTTGAAGTGGAGAGAAGGAGGGGCCTGTGGTGGCTTATTCCAAGACTGAGCCTGGAGTGA
- the OPALIN gene encoding opalin isoform X2: MSFSLNFTLPANTRSLVSYSPWGHKELDTTEQLRLPSSKVFLKSLAPPTSSPVVTDGKGTDCGPSLGLAASIPSLVATALLVALLFTLIHRRRSSSESTEESERPCEITEIYDSPQIAENPRRFPTQEKNMMGGGEAHIYVKTVSGSEESMRDTYRPPVEVERRRGLWWLIPRLSLE; encoded by the exons aggagcctagtgagctacagtccatggggtcacaaagagttggacacgacggagcaactcaGACTTCCTTCCTCCAAGGTCTTCTTAAAGAGCCTGGCTCCACcg ACTTCCTCTCCAGTTGTGACTGATGGAAAAGGAACC GACTGTGGGCCTTCTCTTGGGTTAGCAGCAAGCATCCCGTCCCTGGTGGCCACGGCCCTGCTGGTAGCCTTACTGTTTACTCTGATTCACCGAAGAAGAAGCAGCAGTGAGTCCACTGAG GAAAGTGAGAGGCCTTGTGAAATTACAGAAATCTATGACAgtccccagatagctgag AATCCTAGGAGGTTTCCTACCCAGGAGAAGAATATGATGGGAGGAGGAGAAGCCCACATATATGTGAAGACAGTATCAGGAAGTGAGGAGTCCATGCGTGACACTTACCGCCCTCCTGTTGAAGTGGAGAGAAGGAGGGGCCTGTGGTGGCTTATTCCAAGACTGAGCCTGGAGTGA